A window from Vulpes vulpes isolate BD-2025 unplaced genomic scaffold, VulVul3 u000000703, whole genome shotgun sequence encodes these proteins:
- the LOC140596730 gene encoding USP6 N-terminal-like protein codes for MDEEQMSTGIYSPKWFLQCFLGRTPFSLTLKLWDAYVLDGERVLTAMAYTILKVHRKRLLKLPLEGLREFLQDSLAQPWALEDEAVLRHLRASMTQLRRMRCDLPPPAGPEEFPTRPLGLEPVSPAPGPLLPSPASEPPPRLEEPASPGPAARPEPPGPPPGSGAVQHCPWEADPASDPQVHCSGGRCFAPEAAAHLTSAPRLEE; via the exons atg gacgaggagcagatgtccaccggcatctacagccccaaatggtttctccagtgcttcctcggccgg acccccttctcgctcaccctgaagctgtgggatgcctacgtgttggatggggagagggtgctcacggccatggcctataccatcctcaaggtgcacagga agcgcctcctgaagctgcccctggaagggctccgggagttcctccaggactctctggcccagccctgggccctggaggacgaggccgtgctgagacaccttcgggcctccatgacccagctccgcaggatgcggtgcgacctgcccccgccag cgggacctgaggagttccccacgaggcccctgggcctggagccagtgtccccggcgcccgggcctctcctcccttctccggcctctgagccaccgcccaggctggaggagccggcctccccgggcccagccgcccggcctgagccgcccggaccccctcccg GCTCGGGGGCAGTACAGCACTGCCCGTGGGAGGCAGACCCCGCCTCTGACCCGCAGGTGCATTGCTCCGGAGGCAGGTGCTTCGCCCCCGAGGCAGCTGCGCACCTGACATCAGCGCCGAGGCTCGAGGAGTAG